One stretch of Solenopsis invicta isolate M01_SB chromosome 16, UNIL_Sinv_3.0, whole genome shotgun sequence DNA includes these proteins:
- the LOC120359769 gene encoding uncharacterized protein LOC120359769: protein MASKKLSGSANRKRKLRWEEEENSQESNLKIVVEEPVASSSSGSIAVNDPIINYGDPAFWPFPLSNTVRLVELLGKYDVTMHEHLRRISSQETHVHYCSNTIQNEIITLMGSNVKNTILDRARQAKYYSIILDCTPDLSHTEQLSVTIRFVDVSSDVSPKEHFITFRAVHESSGQSLFDIILKVLEELNLDIKDCRGQGYDNESNMKGKNKGVQAPSVERWKILTDTVPAFTVKPLCTTRWESRIECLKPLRYQVIEIHDALLTLSEHGSSDPAIKHEAQTLASQLCDYNFLVMLVIWYDILFRINIVSKSMQSNTMDLGSAVSLMESCAEYIENYQLNGFAKALVDAKELAKSLDVDPIFVQKRVNRKKRMFNYEHSDETMSDPQNLFKTKIFYVIVDTAITSLKERFKQLKEFQDTWFFLFDISKLPEIEELKKCCSNLEDKLRHGNNYDILRNELYDELQSTSSLISKNIYDPLNVLKFINQNNLQSVLPNLWTALQILLTIPITVASGERSFSKLKLIKTYLRTFTSDDRLSVLAILSIENEITQKIDLAKVIKSLSDLKARKKSF, encoded by the exons atggcTTCGAAAAAATTAAGCGGATCTGCGAACCGTAAACGAAAACTTCGATGGGAGGAAGAAGAAA ATTCTCAAGAGtcgaatttaaaaattgtggtAGAGGAACCAGTTGCTTCGTCTTCTTCAGGTAGCATTGCAGTTAACGATCCGATCATTAACTATGGCGATCCGGCATTTTGGCCTTTTCCGCTTAGTAACACTGTTC GTTTGGTAGAATTACTAGGAAAATATGACGTCACTATGCATGAGCATCTCCGACGCATTTCATCCCAAGAAACTCATGTTCATTATTGCAGTAACACTATTCAAAATGAAATTATCACTTTGATGGgatcaaatgttaaaaatacaatattagatCGTGCCAGGCAAGCAAAATACTACAGTATAATTTTAGATTGTACTCCTGATTTGAGTCACACAGAACAACTTTCTGTTACAATACGATTTGTCGATGTATCCAGTGATGTGTCCCCCAAAGAACATTTCATTACTTTTCGAGCAGTTCATGAATCGTCTGGTCAGTCCttgtttgatataattttaaaggtaTTAGAAGAACTCAATTTAGATATTAAAGATTGCAGAGGACAAGGCTACGATAATGAGTCCAACATGAAAGGAAAGAATAAAGGTGTTCAAGCTC CTTCTGTTGAAAGGTGGAAAATATTAACTGATACTGTGCCAGCTTTTACAGTAAAACCACTTTGTACAACCCGGTGGGAGAGTCGTATCGAGTGTTTAAAGCCGTTGCGCTACCAAGTTATTGAAATACATGATGCTCTGCTAACATTAAGTGAACACGGTTCCTCTGATCCTGCAATTAAGCATGAAGCGCAAACCCTCGCGTCACAATTATGCGATTACAATTTCCTTGTTATGCTCGTTATCTGGTACGATATTTTGTTTCGTATCAATATTGTGAGTAAATCTATGCAATCAAATACAATGGACCTCGGATCCGCCGTTTCGCTCATGGAATCTTGTGCcgaatatatagaaaattatcaACTTAATGGATTTGCTAAAGCGTTAGTAGATGCAAAGGAACTTGCTAAAAGTTTAGATGTAGATCCCATATTTGTGCAGAAACGAGTAAATCGAAAAAAACGCATGTTTAATTACGAACATAGTGATGAAACCATGTCTGATCctcaaaatctttttaaaacaaagattttttaCGTTATAGTAGATACTGCAATAACATCACTCAAAGAAAGATTTAAACAACTCAAGGAATTCCAAGATACTTGGTTCTTCTTGTTTGATATAAGTAAGTTACCCGAAATAGAAGAGTTGAAAAAGTGTTGTTCCAACCTTGAAGATAAACTCAGACACGGGAATAATTATGACATCCTCAGAAATGAATTATATGACGAGTTGCAATCTACTAGTAGtttaatctcaaaaaatatttatgatccaTTGAATGTTCTTAAATTCATAAATCAAAACAACCTGCAATCGGTTTTGCCAAATCTTTGGACGGCATTGCAAATATTACTGACTATACCTATCACAGTTGCAAGTGGAGAACGCAGTTTTagcaaattaaagttaattaaaaccTATTTGCGTACATTCACAAGTGATGACCGTTTAAGTGTACTAGCGATATTATCAATTGAGAACGAGATTACTCAAAAAATAGACCTTgctaaagttataaaaagtcTATCGGATTTAAAAGcacgaaaaaaatcattttga